The Euwallacea similis isolate ESF13 unplaced genomic scaffold, ESF131.1 scaffold_57, whole genome shotgun sequence genome includes a region encoding these proteins:
- the LOC136419023 gene encoding uncharacterized protein — protein sequence MTKMNDIVEQWKKFHLTKLQKMPYRCMLETSYGLRIPEAILTIITTEGERRLEISDPVGVTKSILFFDQLNGFSPNVRRGTIQLGYGEENLIFTLTFSSQAFYNSVLDQLNIFLREIGNMPTPPSSSSDSNSSDTSTSSNEEV from the exons ATGACAAAAA TGAACGACATCGTAGAACAGTGGAAAAAATTCCACCTAACTAAGCTACAGAAAATGCCTTACAGATGTATGTTAGAAACCTCCTATGGACTAAGAATTCCCGAAGCCATTTTAACCATAATTACGACCGAAGGAGAACGAAGATTGGAGATTTCAGATCCCGTAGGCGTAAcaaaatctattttatttttcgaccAGCTAAATGGATTTAGCCCGAATGTACGACGAGGAACTATACAATTAGGATATGGAGAAGAAAATCTCATTTTCACGCTTACCTTTTCCTCACAAGCCTTTTACAATAGTGTTTTAGAccaattaaacatttttttaag GGAAATTGGTAACATGCCTACACCCCCAAGCAGTAGTTCTGATAGTAATAGTTCTGACACCAGCACCTCTTCAAATGAAGAAGTGTAA